The sequence below is a genomic window from Nitrosomonas sp..
AGGCATTGGGTTCGGAGCGAGTACGGAATGGACTGAAGGAAACACTGCTCGGGCTGGGACAGCTTTATGAAATGCTGCGGGAGCGTTACCGGCAGCGGGTATAGTGTATAAGCAATTGATCAAAAATAATTTTTATAAGGTAATCTTTCATCGGTCGTGTTGACTCAGTCAATCGGTTCGGTGCCCTGGTTGAGTAGATTAAGATATTCCTTATAGATAAATATATGACGTTCTTTGCCGGATTGCTCTGCTTTTGATGATCACTCAAATCTTCATAGCCCGATGCCAATCCAAAATCCGCAGCCATAACAGATCAATCCGTCATGCCTACAGCTTTTTGCCTGTCTGCGGTTGTCCTTCACTGCGCTTGCTACGGCTCTACTTAGCCCAATCAATCGATCAACCTGACGTAGTAATATTTCGCCGCCATCAGAAGTGATGCTCCAGCCCTAAAATTCGCTTCTACAGACGTTTTCTTACTTCTGGAAAATTGAGCGATCTTTGGATACAATTCGACACTGGCAATTTCTCTCTTTATGCAGCCTAGATAACTGATTTATAAAAGATTTAAGAGGAATTGCTTCCTTCTTTCATGCAATATTCAGGTTCATGGTGATGAATTTAAGTTATTCCAAATAGTGGCATTGAACAAAATTTCCTGTATCGGATTATAAAATTTAGATTGTTATCAAACTTCACATGAAAGAAAGAGCAGTCATTATCGGCGGCAGTATCTCTGGCTTGCTTTGCGCAACTATTTTATCGCCACTTTTCAAGAAAGTTATTATTATCGAAAGAGATAAAATTTTTGATCCTGTCAGTCCGCGTAAAGGCACTGCACAATCTTTTCACGCTCATCTCCTTTTAACTCGCGGATTGCAGGGCCTTGAAAATTTGTTGCCCGGATTTATACAAACGCTAAAATCGAAAGGATCAGTTTCTACTAAATCATCTGAAGACTGGCAGACCATGTTTTCCAAGGGACTCATGTTCCGTTTTAAGTCTGACTTGTTTTCTTTAAACCAGTCCCGGCAAATGCTTGAGCAAACGCTACGAGAATTTGTTATGAGATCCTACCCCAATCTTGAGGTTTTAGATGATGCAACGGTATTCGACATGCGGCTTGCAAAGCACCATCCTCCAGAAGTGATTTACTCAAGAAAACAACAAACAGGGGTTTTAGAAGCCGATTTATTAGTCGACTGTTCTGGCCGCAACACCAAAACCCCAATGTATCTAGAGAAACAAGGATTCGGGGTTGTACCTAGAAGAAAGATTTATCCTTATATAGGGTACTCCACACGCATCTTTAAGAATGTGTACCTGGAAGATTAAATTCTGGCAGCATATATTATGAGTAATGCGCCTTCATTAACGCGCGGTGGAATTATCTTCCCAATTGAAAACAATCAACATATCGTCGGGCTATATGGTTTTTCAAAAGATTGCCCACCCGATAATGAAAGTGCTTTTTTTGCGTTTGCAAAAAGCCTTAGAACCAACACCATTTATAATGCCATTAAAGATGCGCAGCCAGTGACCGAGATAAAACGATTTATAAAAAACGAAAGTCAATTTTTACAATATAACAAAATGAAGAACTGGCCGAAGGGTTTTATCGTAGTTGGTGATTCAATTGCTTCGTTTAATCCTATATACGGTCAAGGCATTACCTGCATTGTTTTAGCGATGGAGAAGCTGAAAACGCAACTTAATTCACGGTCAACGCTTGATAGCCAGGATTGCAAATTCATTCAAAGTAAATTATGCAATAACTACCGGTTAGCCTGGATGATCTCTCAAAATGAAGATTTGCGCTGGCCAGAAACTTCAGGAATGAAAACCGATATTGTGACCAAAATGCTGCACAAATTTTCAGATATGGTTGCTAGAGCCAGCACCAAAGATTCGACTGTTACTTATGCATATTATTTCGTATTACATATGACCAAATCGCCAGTAATCCTTTTGCGCCCAGACATTCTTCTTCGGATTCTTATTTATGGGTCAAAGAGTACCTAAACACGCTTTTTACTTGACAACTAGTCCACAAATTTTTTGCATAAGTTCGATCTGTTGAAAGCTTCCTAACAATTACTGACCGAAACATTCTTACTGTCAAATCAATACTTGAATTCAAGCAACAGCTGCAATTAATTTTTTTATATAGCTACTAAATAATGTATTTTATATCCAAAGAAGAAGTTTCATTCGACGCATTAATTGAAAAGGCAAATCAAGATACATTTTGCGCTTTGGAAAAACTTCTTCCCAGAAAGAAAAGAAATTTCCTACAAAATATTTGTTCAACTAAAGATTGCGCTATTAATGAGTGTATAAAAATTGATGAACGAGCCTACAATGCTTTATCAATTCCTTTATGGGAGATTCTAAAGCGCAAAGGAAAAGGGTGGCGTGGCTATATCCTTCAGGTTTCTTGTGAAGCAATCGGAAATCAATTTGATGAATATCTGGACTGGTTAGCTCTACCTGAAATAATGCATGTAGGTTCACTAATAATCGACGATGTTCAGGATTCATCCGAGATACGTCGTGGAGGAAAAGCATGCCACCTCATATATGGGACAGGCGCTGCAATTAATGCTGGTACATTTGCATATTTCATTGGACAAAAACTTATTGAAAATTCCGTACTCGAAGATCAAAGAAAATTAGCGCTCTATCAAGAGTACATGTCTTTATTACTGAATGCACACATTGGCCAGGGACTGGATATCGAAGGGCTAAAACTAGTACTTGAAGATTCAGGCTCTAGCACTGATACTGTTTTCAATACGGTGATGGATATTCATAAAAGGAAGTCAGGTATTCCTTTCGGTTCCTTTGCCAGAATGGGGGCGATACTCGGTTGTGGCTCTGCTGAACAAATTAAGGTGCTTGGAGATTTTTTTGAAGAAATCGGAACATTATTTCAAGTACGAGATGACATAATTAATATCACCGGATTTGACAGCAATCTTAAACTTCAGTTTGAAGACTTGGATCATGGCAAGATAACTTTGCCAGTTGCGGTTGCTTTGCGAAATTTGACTAAAGGCAAAAAAGAATTACTATCGCATCTGTTGCGCAGCAGTAATCATGATGCTGAGACTTTGAAGAATAAATTATTAAGTGCTATAGAATCAACCAACAGTGTTAAGTATTGTGAAGATTTAATTGAAAGAAGTTATAAATCCGCATTGGAAGTATTATTAAATAGCCGTTGTAAACTGGTTAACACAGAAAAAATTCAGATGTTCTCAAAACGAATGCTGGATTTCCATTATTAGCGATTAATTGTATTTTGCTTAATACAATAACTCCCGCAAAGCATTGAATTGCCATAAATTAACCTATTGGTAGTTTTTCAAGGTACTTAAGAACCGAAAAAAAACTATCAAAAATCAGGCAATTCACCAGCAAAAAGAAGTGTAAGTGCTTGGCTGGCGGACAGATTGTTTTTTCTGCGGGTGGACAGATAGCGGTGTATCCGAAAGAAAATACCGGCCCCATTTTTTGGTCGAAAGCAACCTAATATTCTCTGACGCACTTCTGTATTTCTATACTACCGGTGCATTTTGAAGAAACGAATGAGTCCGTTGGTGGACGCATCATGGGATGTAACTGTTTCATCGTGTGCTTCTTGCTCCAACTCGGGAAGAATTCTGCCGGCAAGCTGTTTGCCCAGCTCCACGCCCCACTGATCGAATGGGTTGATATTCCAGATCACGCTTTGCACAAATACCTTGTGTTCATAGAGCGCGATTAATGCGCCTAGGGTTTGGGGGTCGAGTTTTTTGAATAGAATGGATGTGGTCGGACGATTGCCGGGAAACGTTTTATGGGGCAGCAGTTCTTTTATTGATTCATCAGGCATGCCTTGAGCTTCCAGTTCTGCCCTTACTTCACGATCGGTTTTGCCGCACATCAGTGCTTCTGTTTGCGCGAAGAAATTGGACAGCAATAAATTGTGATGCGTGTTGATCGGATGATGGCTCTGGCAGGGCGCCAGAAAATCGGCGGAAATGGTTTGCCTGCCCTGATGCAACAACTGATAGAAGGCATGCTGTCCGTTCGTTCCAGGCTCTCCCCAAATGACAGTGCCGGTCTGGTAGTCAACCGCATCCCCGTCACGGGAAATGCGCTTGCCGTTACTTTCCATTTCCAGTTGCTGCAAATAAGCCGGAAAGCGGTGCAGATACTGATCGTAAGGCAGCACAGCATGCGATCTGATGCCGTGGAAGTTGATATGCCAGATACCAATGAGTCCGAGCAATACCGGGATGTTTTTGACCAGCGGCGTATCGGCGAAATGCCGGTCCATTGCATCCGCGCCGGAAAGCAGCGCATGAAAATGATCCATGCCGATCGTCAATGCGATAGACAATCCAATGGAAGACCATAACGAGTATCGGCCGCCAACCCAGTCCCAGAATTCAAACATGTTATCAGGCTGAATACCGAATTTTTCCACTGCGCTGCGGTTGGTGGAAACAGCGACGAAATGGCGGGCGACGTCCTGCTCGCGGCCGCCCTGCGCAATAAACCAGGCGCGGGCCGAATGCGCGTTGGTCATGGTTTCCTGCGTGGTAAATGTTTTCGACGCGATGATGAAAAGCGTTGTGGCCGGATCAAGCCGCTGCAATGTTTCGTACAGCTGCGTGCCATCGATATTTGAAACAAAATGGGGCTTGAGATGCGGCAAACCATAGGGATTGAGCGCTTCGGTCACCATCAGCGGTCCAAGATCCGAGCCGCCGATGCCAATATTGACGATATCGGTAAAAGGTTTTCCGGAGTAACCTTTGTATTCCCCGCTGCGCACGATTGTCGAGAATTGTTCCATTTTTTTGAGTACGTCTCTGACCTTGACTGTGACATCTTCGCCATCAAGCATAATGGGCTTTTTACTGCGCAGCGCGATGTGCAGCGCCGCCCGGTTTTCTGTGTTGTTTATTTTTTCGCCCAGAAACATCCGTTGAATCCAGCTTTCCAGGTTTTGCTGACGGGCAAGCGCGACGAGCAGATGAATGGTTTCCTGGGTGACGGGTTGTTTTGAAAAATCGACCAGCATATCGTCGAATTGCAGGGAGAATTTGTCGAAACGCTGCGGATCCTGGTCGAAAAGGTCGCGGATGGAATGTTGGGTTAGTTGGGTTTGGTGTGACTGTAATGCAAGCCAGGCAGGGGACTGTGTAAGAAAAGACATGTTTTCTGAAATTCGTTAATGGAACGGAGAATGAATGAAACAGAGAATGATGCGTTATTTTTTATCGATAGTCAGTGTAATGGTAAAGTCCTTGAATTGAATCGGCCATTCCAATAACAGCGTTACAGCCTGCATGATTTTCTCGAATCCACTTTCTGATTGGGAGACTGTGAAGTGGGGTTGTGCGTGTAACTGAACGGGGGCGGAAGTTTTTAATGAAACGCTGCCGCCAAGCGTATCGTCGTCGAGTGTAATTTCGGTCAATTTGGTCAATACAAGTATATGACCAAAGCCCCCGAGTATCTTGTTTTTATGGATGTAACGACCGCCCATGCCATCGCAACTGGGCATGGCAAGGTTGATTTCAGTACTGAAGCGGTTATCCGCCTTGTTGGAAAACCGATAGGATGCGTGCAACTGATTGTCCGTCAATGTATAGTGTTTGTGAATCTGGAGCGGGGTGGTTCCGGTCTGAAAACGGATAGTGCTGGAATCGGGATCAGTGCGCCGATAATCAACCAATATGCCACCCAGACGGTCTACAAACAAGTTCCGTGGATGGTTGTCAGGCTCCAGGTCGATCGCATTGATGATATGTTTGTTGACGACACGGTCATGCGCGGAACTGATGCCATTGCCGGAATTGTTGTGTTCTCCGAGGCCGTGGTGTTCGGGCGGACTTTGTCCGTCCAGCTGGATTTTGTGAAAATAGTGTTCAGTCTGGCGTTGCAGCGTATCGCCAAAATTGTGAGCGAGTTGATAGGCATCAAATTCTGCAATGCTGGCGTAGCGATCCAATTTCAAAATAATTTGCAAGT
It includes:
- a CDS encoding polyprenyl synthetase family protein, whose product is MYFISKEEVSFDALIEKANQDTFCALEKLLPRKKRNFLQNICSTKDCAINECIKIDERAYNALSIPLWEILKRKGKGWRGYILQVSCEAIGNQFDEYLDWLALPEIMHVGSLIIDDVQDSSEIRRGGKACHLIYGTGAAINAGTFAYFIGQKLIENSVLEDQRKLALYQEYMSLLLNAHIGQGLDIEGLKLVLEDSGSSTDTVFNTVMDIHKRKSGIPFGSFARMGAILGCGSAEQIKVLGDFFEEIGTLFQVRDDIINITGFDSNLKLQFEDLDHGKITLPVAVALRNLTKGKKELLSHLLRSSNHDAETLKNKLLSAIESTNSVKYCEDLIERSYKSALEVLLNSRCKLVNTEKIQMFSKRMLDFHY
- the pgi gene encoding glucose-6-phosphate isomerase; protein product: MSFLTQSPAWLALQSHQTQLTQHSIRDLFDQDPQRFDKFSLQFDDMLVDFSKQPVTQETIHLLVALARQQNLESWIQRMFLGEKINNTENRAALHIALRSKKPIMLDGEDVTVKVRDVLKKMEQFSTIVRSGEYKGYSGKPFTDIVNIGIGGSDLGPLMVTEALNPYGLPHLKPHFVSNIDGTQLYETLQRLDPATTLFIIASKTFTTQETMTNAHSARAWFIAQGGREQDVARHFVAVSTNRSAVEKFGIQPDNMFEFWDWVGGRYSLWSSIGLSIALTIGMDHFHALLSGADAMDRHFADTPLVKNIPVLLGLIGIWHINFHGIRSHAVLPYDQYLHRFPAYLQQLEMESNGKRISRDGDAVDYQTGTVIWGEPGTNGQHAFYQLLHQGRQTISADFLAPCQSHHPINTHHNLLLSNFFAQTEALMCGKTDREVRAELEAQGMPDESIKELLPHKTFPGNRPTTSILFKKLDPQTLGALIALYEHKVFVQSVIWNINPFDQWGVELGKQLAGRILPELEQEAHDETVTSHDASTNGLIRFFKMHR